TTGGGGTTCCCCAGTCGGAGGTGGGGGGCGATCATTCCGAATTTTTTCCGGTAATCGGAGGAAGCTTGTTCCTTGATGGTTAATTTTTTAAAGGAAGTGTCCGCTTTGAAATTGGTAAAGTCGAGGAGCAGTCCGGTCGTCGTCACATCCCGGTCCGCCGTGATCAAAATCCGGAACGTTCCTCCCCCGGGCATGCTTAAGTCCTTGTATAACCTCATGTTCTTCAAAACGCCGTCCATTGTAATGCCGACCTGGGGGACGCCTTTTTTCTCACTGGTCTGCCCCACCTTGGGAAACAGCGTGAAATCTTCGATCAAAATCTCATCCGCCTCGATCGTGAACCCTCCGATCCCGGCGATCGGGACGGCCAGGGCCACCCCGCCGGCAAAAATCCCCGAAACGATAACCATCAATAGAGCCAGGGAAACGGTCATGCTAACCCAAAAAACCTTCTTTCGATATTTCACGTCACGTACCCCGCTTTCCTATGATTTTTTAGCTTAACCCCCCGAAGCACCTGTCCTTCTTCTGCTTCCCTTCCTCCCTTCTCTATTCGATAAATAAAATGACAATCAACAAAATAATCGATGATGGCGGACCCGGTTGACGGGGACCCGGAACCCCGGGATGCTCCCGTCACCAGTGCCGCTTTTCCTTTAAGCGGCAGACTCATGCTTTCCCCTCTACTGATGAATGAATGGCTGCAGTAGCTGCAACTTCACTAACCGCCGATCCCGGTTTTGAGGATCCGTCCTCCGAATAAGCGGCGCGAATCACTTCTTTGTATTTTCGTTCAACTTCGTGTATTCGGACTTTTAATGACGGGGAACATTCACCGGTCTCCACCGTCCATTCATCGGAAAGGATTACCACTTTTTTCGGCTGCTCATGAGGAGCAAAGGCTTTTACACCATTTTTCACCATGCTGACCATCTGCTTTTGGACCTCGGGATGTCGGACGAGATCGGATCGGGATTTCGAAGGAATTCCTTTTTTTCGCGCCCACGGGATCAGCGTCTCCCAATCGGGAATCACCAGTACGATCACAAACTTCCGCTGATGACCGATCACGGCGGACTGTTCGATAAACGTGCTTTGGTTAATCGCGTGTTCCACTGGTTGAGGAGCTACATTTTTACCGGTGGACAATACCAGGATGCGCTTTTTCCGGTCCACGATTTTAAGATACCCCTCTTCATCGATCTCCCCCAGGTCTCCCGTGGAAAACCACCCATCCTTCAAATACTGAGCCGTCGCTTCCTCATTTTTGTAATATCCCTTCATCACGTTCGGTCCCCG
The nucleotide sequence above comes from Desmospora profundinema. Encoded proteins:
- a CDS encoding DUF6230 family protein, which translates into the protein MKYRKKVFWVSMTVSLALLMVIVSGIFAGGVALAVPIAGIGGFTIEADEILIEDFTLFPKVGQTSEKKGVPQVGITMDGVLKNMRLYKDLSMPGGGTFRILITADRDVTTTGLLLDFTNFKADTSFKKLTIKEQASSDYRKKFGMIAPHLRLGNPKINGHYLFADTITLPGMGLKVETISK